The Cydia splendana chromosome Z, ilCydSple1.2, whole genome shotgun sequence genome window below encodes:
- the LOC134803987 gene encoding uncharacterized protein LOC134803987, producing MSTAVYVLLLKAVWTLCWASSLTGPEEARGLAEHILAIPNAEKVLNSVLGQLEYNRHKAEQRYQQDTECGEILPEYTESIQDDRERNTRQLFQKHSPLCHLERKIRKLSTTEYEYRPAYYEEVRCVASGDGGSSNEICSSLGLSCVQWNKTIHLTRRRYTSDCWETRTLIIPAGCECLWSNQKLGDISLHI from the exons ATGTCTACAGCAGTTTACGTTTTGTTGTTGAAA GCAGTCTGGACGTTATGTTGGGCATCATCACTCACGGGTCCCGAAGAAGCACGGGGCCTGGCCGAGCATATCTTAGCCATACCCAACGCTGAGAAGGTGCTCAACTCTGTGCTGGGCCAACTGGAGTATAATCGGCATAAGGCAGAACAGCGGTACCAGCAGGACACTGAATGTGGGGAG ATCCTGCCGGAATACACAGAGTCTATACAGGATGACCGCGAAAGAAACACGCGTCAACTCTTtcaa AAACATTCACCTCTGTGCCATTTGGAAAGAAAAATCCGGAAACTCAGTACCACCGAGTACGAATACCGGCCCGCTTACTATGAGGAGGTTCGGTGTGTTGCGTCAGGGGACGGCGGCAGCTCCAATGAA ATATGTTCTAGTCTCGGCTTGTCTTGTGTGCAATGGAATAAAACTATTCATTTGACCAGGAGACGGTATACAAG tGATTGTTGGGAGACGAGAACTCTTATCATCCCAGCAGGGTGCGAATGTCTGTGGTCCAATCAGAAGCTCGGCGACATATCTCTACACATTTGA